One part of the Humulus lupulus chromosome 9, drHumLupu1.1, whole genome shotgun sequence genome encodes these proteins:
- the LOC133800705 gene encoding aquaporin NIP1-2-like, with amino-acid sequence MAEISSNGHHVLNVKDGEPNHNSASKTNSDSGVCVSVPFIQKLLAEVLGTYFLVFAGCASVVVNLAKDKVVTFPGISIVWGLVVMVMVYSVGHISGAHFNPAVTIAFATTRRFPFRQVPAYVIAQVLGSTLASGTLRLLFSGKQDHFFGTLPTGSDMQSFVLEFVITFYLMFVVSGVSTDNRAIGELAGLAVGSTVLLNVMFAGPISGASMNPARSLGPAIVATQYKGLWIYLVSPTLGAIAGAWVYNLIRFTDKPLREITKSGSFLKSLRRDNSG; translated from the exons ATGGCGGAGATTTCAAGTAATGGACACCATGTCCTGAATGTAAAAGATGGTGAACCAAATCACAACTCTGCCTCTAAGACCAACTCAGATTCAGGGGTTTGTGTCTCAGTTCCATTCATACAAAAG TTGTTAGCTGAGGTATTGGGTACCTATTTTCTTGTTTTTGCTGGTTGTGCCTCGGTGGTAGTAAATTTGGCTAAAGATAAAGTTGTGACTTTTCCCGGAATATCCATAGTTTGGGGATTAGTTGTGATGGTAATGGTTTACTCCGTTGGTCATATCTCTGGCGCCCATTTCAATCCTGCGGTCACAATTGCTTTCGCCACTACTAGGAGATTTCCATTCAGACAG GTACCTGCTTATGTAATAGCACAAGTTCTTGGATCAACTCTAGCTAGTGGTACACTTCGGCTATTATTTAGTGGAAAGCAAGACCATTTCTTTGGAACACTTCCCACAGGCTCGGATATGCAGTCGTTTGTGCTTGAATTCGTCATCACATTTTACCTTATGTTTGTTGTATCTGGTGTTTCCACTGATAACAGAGCG ATAGGAGAACTTGCTGGGCTGGCTGTGGGCTCTACTGTTCTATTGAATGTGATGTTTGCAGG GCCAATATCTGGAGCATCAATGAACCCAGCAAGAAGCTTGGGTCCAGCAATTGTGGCAACCCAGTATAAAGGACTATGGATTTATCTTGTGTCACCAACTCTTGGAGCCATAGCTGGTGCTTGGGTCTATAACTTAATCAGGTTCACTGACAAGCCACTTAGAGAGATCACCAAGAGTGGTTCTTTCTTAAAAAGTCTAAGGCGTGATAACTCCGGTTGA